A DNA window from Mariprofundus aestuarium contains the following coding sequences:
- a CDS encoding rubrerythrin family protein, which yields MEDTMHRTAACTLFIAALLFAITGNTHLLQAAENPAKQYRETLAVMQMLYGIEVRAAHRFQIFSDRAVEEGHGNIAHLFKAISISEHIHASHFKELIESVGERTATIDLSSIRAGSTDENLRYSATTELSEINSQYPRYIERISPEGHARALEYLRFAWEAEKHHRRLIDEMPNGAARFFDRLLAPFEAGESRYYVNQNCGTTVTKLPKQECPVCRMPVETYIEVPRP from the coding sequence ATGGAAGATACCATGCACCGCACCGCTGCATGTACATTATTCATTGCGGCTCTCCTGTTTGCCATAACCGGCAACACTCACCTTTTACAGGCCGCAGAAAACCCCGCCAAGCAGTACCGTGAAACCCTTGCTGTGATGCAGATGCTCTACGGCATCGAGGTGCGTGCCGCACATCGTTTCCAGATATTTTCAGACAGGGCTGTCGAAGAGGGCCATGGCAACATTGCCCATCTATTCAAGGCCATCTCAATCTCCGAGCATATCCATGCGTCCCATTTTAAGGAATTGATCGAAAGCGTTGGTGAGCGGACGGCAACCATTGATCTCTCATCGATCAGGGCAGGTAGTACTGATGAAAATCTGAGATATTCAGCAACTACAGAGCTCTCCGAGATCAACAGTCAGTACCCCAGATATATCGAGCGCATCAGCCCGGAGGGGCACGCGAGGGCTCTGGAGTATCTTCGGTTTGCATGGGAGGCTGAAAAGCATCACCGCAGGCTGATTGATGAGATGCCGAACGGAGCGGCTCGTTTCTTCGACAGGTTACTGGCACCATTCGAGGCAGGCGAGAGCCGCTATTATGTAAACCAGAACTGCGGAACCACTGTCACCAAGCTACCGAAACAGGAGTGTCCGGTCTGCCGCATGCCGGTTGAAACATACATCGAAGTTCCCCGTCCCTGA
- a CDS encoding DUF1614 domain-containing protein, with product MSLPPSPVRLFVLIVLSILVGTLLLSLVQLGLISLIVEKLGLSPAQGVMFLVFSLIGSTLNLPVISIKAEHPEGGLKPDNVQEILGVPIPQFQGKTLIAVNVGGCLIPLVFSASLIYRFPLELSLLLLSVGLCSIICFLASRPIPGIGIGMMPLVAPVTAAIIAITFGGEYAAPLAYITGTFGVIIGADLMHMRDISRLGAPIASIGGAGTFDGIFLTGIVAVLLT from the coding sequence ATGAGTCTTCCCCCCTCACCCGTTCGCCTGTTTGTACTGATCGTGTTATCCATACTGGTTGGAACCCTTCTGCTGTCGCTGGTTCAGCTTGGACTTATATCACTGATCGTTGAAAAACTGGGTCTGTCGCCAGCACAGGGCGTGATGTTTCTGGTGTTTTCACTGATAGGCAGCACGCTGAACCTGCCTGTCATCTCGATTAAAGCGGAGCATCCGGAAGGCGGCCTCAAACCCGATAATGTGCAGGAGATACTCGGCGTCCCAATACCACAGTTTCAGGGGAAGACGCTAATTGCTGTTAACGTCGGTGGCTGCCTGATCCCACTGGTCTTCTCAGCAAGTCTGATCTACCGATTTCCACTGGAACTATCGCTGCTTCTGCTATCGGTGGGGCTCTGCTCTATCATCTGCTTTCTGGCCAGCCGTCCGATTCCCGGCATCGGTATCGGCATGATGCCGCTTGTCGCTCCGGTTACCGCCGCCATCATCGCCATCACCTTCGGCGGCGAATATGCTGCACCACTGGCCTACATCACCGGCACATTCGGTGTGATCATCGGAGCAGACCTGATGCACATGAGGGATATCTCCAGGCTCGGCGCCCCCATCGCTTCCATCGGCGGTGCAGGAACCTTCGACGGCATCTTCCTCACCGGCATTGTCGCTGTTTTACTCACCTAG
- the lpdA gene encoding dihydrolipoyl dehydrogenase, giving the protein MPIDLFMTQLSPTMTEGRIARWLKKEGDELVSGEVMAEIETDKATMEMEVVDEGVLHKILAPEGSIVTVGAPIAVIREEDEEVADDYTAAGLDAAHAIEIVNNDSSEEAVELGSEAAPDMHPAYVAAHEAHDAEEAEALHLKPAGLFNADGEYDVVVIGAGPGGYVAAIRAAQLGMKVACIESTHLGGICLNWGCIPTKALLRTAEVINIIKHSGDVLGLGVTEANPDLEKAVARSRAISTKLNGGIGFLFKKNKIEHIEGYATFEAGNQLMVKDAEGNVRQVTAKHVIVATGARARAFPGMDVDNDVVITYKQALAPKALPEKLVVIGSGAIGMEFAYFYKAMGSDVTVIEAADQILPLEDHEISKVVARSFKKQKINIITGAMVSSAKNIDGKAVVEYESKGKKLSIEGDVCLVAVGVIGNTDAIGAENTSMKVDRNTIAVDDWYRTDHPGIYAIGDVVGAPALAHVASHEGIVCVEAIAEKHPHPVDYGNVPGCTYCQPQVGSCGKTENQCKEEGIPYKVGRMSYGTNGKAMGLAETDGMVKTIFHAETGELLGAHIVGAEATEMIVSLGVAKTLETTEAELAHHMFPHPTLSEMIHESVLDSDDRAIHI; this is encoded by the coding sequence ATGCCGATTGATCTGTTTATGACTCAGCTATCCCCGACCATGACCGAAGGGCGTATCGCCCGCTGGTTGAAAAAAGAGGGTGATGAGCTTGTCTCCGGTGAGGTTATGGCCGAGATCGAGACCGACAAGGCGACCATGGAAATGGAGGTCGTGGATGAGGGTGTTCTGCACAAAATCCTCGCTCCAGAGGGCTCCATTGTTACCGTAGGTGCTCCGATTGCTGTGATTCGCGAAGAGGATGAAGAGGTTGCTGACGATTACACGGCGGCCGGTTTAGATGCGGCTCATGCGATTGAGATCGTCAACAATGATTCGTCTGAAGAGGCTGTGGAGCTGGGTTCCGAGGCTGCTCCCGATATGCACCCTGCCTATGTGGCTGCTCATGAGGCACACGATGCCGAAGAGGCGGAGGCACTGCATCTCAAGCCTGCTGGTTTGTTCAATGCTGATGGCGAATATGATGTAGTGGTGATTGGCGCGGGCCCGGGCGGTTATGTGGCGGCCATTCGTGCTGCACAGCTGGGTATGAAGGTAGCCTGCATCGAATCCACCCACCTTGGCGGCATCTGCCTGAACTGGGGTTGTATCCCGACCAAGGCACTGCTGCGCACGGCTGAGGTGATTAACATCATCAAGCATAGTGGTGATGTGCTGGGGCTGGGCGTTACCGAGGCCAACCCTGACCTGGAAAAGGCAGTTGCCCGCTCACGTGCCATCTCGACCAAGCTTAATGGGGGCATCGGTTTCCTCTTCAAGAAGAACAAGATCGAACATATCGAAGGCTATGCAACATTCGAGGCCGGCAACCAGCTGATGGTGAAGGATGCCGAGGGTAACGTCAGGCAGGTCACCGCAAAACATGTGATCGTAGCGACTGGTGCCCGCGCCCGCGCATTCCCGGGCATGGATGTCGATAATGACGTGGTGATCACCTACAAACAGGCGCTGGCGCCTAAGGCACTACCAGAGAAACTGGTGGTTATCGGGTCCGGTGCGATCGGCATGGAGTTCGCCTATTTCTACAAAGCGATGGGTTCCGATGTGACCGTGATTGAGGCGGCCGATCAGATCCTGCCACTGGAAGATCACGAGATTTCTAAAGTTGTCGCGCGATCATTCAAGAAACAGAAGATCAATATCATCACCGGCGCAATGGTATCATCAGCCAAAAACATTGATGGCAAGGCTGTGGTTGAATATGAATCCAAGGGCAAGAAGCTGAGCATTGAAGGCGATGTCTGTCTGGTTGCCGTTGGCGTGATCGGCAATACTGATGCAATCGGTGCTGAGAACACCTCGATGAAGGTGGATCGCAACACTATTGCGGTGGATGACTGGTACCGTACCGATCATCCGGGTATTTATGCTATCGGCGATGTGGTCGGCGCTCCTGCGCTGGCACATGTTGCCAGCCATGAAGGTATTGTCTGTGTCGAGGCTATTGCCGAGAAACATCCCCATCCTGTTGATTACGGTAATGTCCCGGGTTGCACCTATTGCCAGCCGCAGGTGGGTTCATGCGGCAAGACAGAGAACCAGTGCAAGGAAGAGGGCATTCCCTACAAAGTGGGTCGTATGTCCTACGGTACCAACGGTAAAGCGATGGGGCTGGCAGAGACTGATGGCATGGTCAAAACGATATTCCATGCTGAGACAGGTGAGCTGCTGGGAGCACACATCGTAGGTGCTGAAGCCACTGAGATGATTGTCTCACTCGGTGTAGCCAAAACATTGGAGACCACAGAGGCGGAGCTTGCACACCACATGTTCCCGCATCCAACACTCTCGGAGATGATCCACGAATCAGTACTGGATTCCGACGATCGCGCCATTCACATCTAA
- a CDS encoding pyruvate dehydrogenase complex dihydrolipoamide acetyltransferase encodes MPIDLFMTQLSPTMTEGKIARWLKKEGDALESGEILAEVETDKATMEMEVVDEGVLHKILSPAGSIVPVGSVIAIIAEEGEEVPADYKSAAPAAEAPVTTPEVEQPAAVAAKPAPAAAVSAPAPVARKGGRIKASPLARRLAKQKGINLAAITGSGPNGRITRSDVENAVRRGINLGGATAAVVAPPARPMPAGPLPYHEDEFVRVENSMMRKAISRRLTESKQQVPHFYLSLDVVMDRLMDLRAQLNEAADGEFKLSVNDFIIKAVAKALVDVPAANASWTESDTLMHKHAHISVAVAIEGGLITPVVRFAEQKGITDISAEVKELAGRARAGQLQPEEYSGGTFSISNLGMYGIKQFSAIVNPPEGAILAVGATEERAVVVNGEVSVKKMMTLTLSCDHRVVDGAVGAEFLAALKRHIECPAGTLI; translated from the coding sequence ATGCCGATTGATCTTTTTATGACTCAGCTCTCGCCGACGATGACCGAGGGTAAGATTGCCCGCTGGTTGAAGAAAGAGGGCGACGCACTTGAATCAGGAGAAATCCTGGCCGAAGTAGAGACAGATAAGGCGACGATGGAGATGGAAGTTGTCGATGAAGGGGTACTGCATAAAATCCTTTCACCGGCAGGTTCAATTGTCCCTGTCGGCAGTGTCATTGCCATCATTGCTGAAGAGGGCGAAGAGGTGCCTGCTGATTACAAATCGGCTGCCCCTGCAGCAGAAGCTCCGGTGACCACTCCAGAGGTTGAGCAACCAGCAGCAGTTGCAGCCAAGCCAGCCCCTGCAGCCGCTGTTTCAGCTCCTGCTCCTGTCGCCAGGAAGGGCGGACGTATCAAGGCGAGTCCTCTGGCACGCAGGTTAGCCAAGCAGAAGGGCATTAATCTGGCTGCCATAACAGGTTCTGGCCCCAATGGCCGTATTACCAGGTCGGATGTGGAAAATGCTGTAAGGCGTGGCATCAATCTCGGTGGTGCTACTGCAGCCGTAGTCGCACCGCCTGCACGGCCGATGCCAGCTGGTCCTCTGCCATACCATGAAGATGAGTTTGTGCGCGTTGAGAACTCTATGATGCGCAAGGCTATATCCCGCCGCCTGACTGAGTCCAAACAGCAGGTTCCGCATTTCTACTTGAGTCTGGATGTGGTCATGGATCGTTTAATGGATCTCAGGGCTCAGCTGAATGAAGCGGCAGATGGCGAATTCAAGCTCAGTGTGAATGATTTTATTATCAAAGCTGTGGCCAAGGCGCTGGTGGATGTTCCTGCTGCCAATGCAAGCTGGACGGAGAGTGACACCTTGATGCACAAACATGCCCATATCTCGGTGGCGGTTGCCATTGAGGGCGGTTTGATTACCCCGGTGGTTCGTTTTGCCGAGCAGAAGGGCATCACCGACATCTCAGCTGAAGTGAAAGAGCTGGCCGGGCGTGCGCGTGCCGGTCAACTGCAGCCGGAAGAGTATTCCGGAGGCACCTTCTCGATCTCCAACCTCGGCATGTATGGCATCAAGCAGTTCTCTGCGATTGTGAATCCGCCGGAGGGGGCAATTCTCGCTGTTGGTGCGACCGAAGAGCGGGCTGTAGTTGTGAATGGGGAAGTCAGTGTGAAGAAGATGATGACCTTGACCCTCTCCTGCGACCATCGCGTCGTGGATGGCGCAGTAGGTGCTGAATTCCTGGCTGCACTGAAGAGGCACATAGAGTGCCCAGCGGGAACACTCATTTAA
- the sthA gene encoding Si-specific NAD(P)(+) transhydrogenase, which produces MDYDILIVGSGPAGQHAAWQAARMGKKAAIIERKPSIGGAGLQTGTIPSKALREAAYLASRTGTQGMREASRTARYGVMAEAVRRKDMVITQQESVIVKRLLKSGVTLIPGEASLVDAHTLEIIDSKGVSKKLSAEIILLATGSRPRRPSHIPFDKKTVLDSTSILNLKKLPGSLLVVGGGVIACEFVSIFAALGVEVTVVDSHEQLLAYLSEDVVGVLAESFENMGVEFHMQERVAAVSIEEGRTLTLLESGKRLYSEAVLYALGREPNSQSLNTPMAGIELDQGWITVNDDFQTSVPNIYAVGDLIGWPALASTGMEQGRAAVLHAFAGKTHAMPEHLPMAIYAIPEISWVGKTEKEAKKEKINYVVGRGHFKESARGQIIGDINGLVKLIVDATSHKLIGVHIVGEHASELIHTGQMLMHFGGTVHDLVGNVFNYPTLAECYKLAALDCMEALNKSALP; this is translated from the coding sequence ATGGACTATGATATCCTGATCGTCGGATCCGGCCCTGCCGGACAGCATGCAGCATGGCAGGCAGCACGCATGGGCAAGAAGGCAGCGATTATTGAGCGCAAGCCGAGCATCGGCGGTGCGGGCCTGCAAACCGGTACAATCCCAAGCAAGGCACTGCGTGAGGCAGCGTATCTCGCCTCAAGAACCGGCACACAGGGCATGCGTGAAGCGTCACGCACTGCGCGTTACGGTGTTATGGCTGAGGCTGTACGGCGCAAGGACATGGTCATCACCCAGCAGGAGTCGGTGATTGTTAAACGGCTTCTTAAATCGGGCGTAACCCTGATTCCGGGCGAGGCCTCGCTTGTGGATGCGCACACACTGGAGATTATCGACAGCAAAGGGGTATCAAAGAAGCTCTCCGCCGAAATCATATTACTGGCTACAGGCTCTAGGCCACGACGACCGTCGCATATTCCGTTCGACAAGAAGACCGTGCTTGATTCCACCTCGATTCTCAACCTGAAAAAACTGCCTGGAAGCCTGCTGGTGGTCGGCGGTGGCGTTATCGCCTGTGAATTCGTATCGATCTTTGCAGCCCTCGGTGTAGAGGTCACCGTCGTCGATTCGCATGAACAGCTGCTGGCATATCTGAGTGAGGATGTGGTTGGCGTGCTTGCCGAGTCTTTTGAAAACATGGGTGTTGAATTTCACATGCAGGAGCGCGTGGCTGCGGTCAGCATTGAGGAGGGGCGCACCCTCACATTGCTGGAATCGGGCAAAAGGCTCTATTCAGAGGCTGTACTTTATGCCCTTGGCCGCGAACCGAACTCGCAGAGTCTGAATACCCCGATGGCAGGCATCGAACTGGATCAGGGGTGGATTACTGTTAATGACGATTTCCAAACCAGTGTTCCGAATATCTATGCCGTTGGTGATCTTATCGGCTGGCCCGCACTGGCATCAACCGGCATGGAGCAGGGACGTGCCGCCGTGCTGCACGCCTTCGCCGGTAAAACCCACGCTATGCCTGAACATCTTCCGATGGCGATCTACGCCATTCCCGAGATCTCCTGGGTAGGCAAGACAGAGAAGGAAGCGAAGAAGGAGAAGATCAATTACGTGGTTGGACGCGGCCATTTCAAAGAGAGCGCCCGCGGCCAGATTATTGGCGACATCAACGGACTGGTAAAACTGATTGTTGATGCAACATCACACAAGCTGATCGGAGTACATATTGTCGGCGAGCATGCCAGCGAACTGATTCATACCGGTCAGATGTTGATGCACTTTGGCGGCACAGTGCACGACTTGGTCGGCAACGTATTCAACTACCCTACACTGGCTGAGTGCTACAAACTTGCTGCTCTGGACTGCATGGAAGCATTGAATAAATCAGCGCTTCCCTAG
- the nifJ gene encoding pyruvate:ferredoxin (flavodoxin) oxidoreductase, whose protein sequence is MTEKNKAKQITCDGGTAVAHIAYRVNEVCSIYPITPSSDMSELCDEWAAQGKPNIWGQVPEVIELQSEGGAAGTAHGALQTGALTTTFTASQGLLLMIPNMYKIAGELTSTVFHIAARSLATQALSIFGDHQDVMAARSTGFAVLSSASVQEAHDAALIAHAATLKARVPFMNFFDGFRTSHEINKISLISDDQIRAMIDDELVFAHRRRALNPDNPFIRGTAQNPDVYFQGRESSNSFYNAVPGIVQDTMDQLAGLTGRQYHLFDYFGADDAEHVIIIMGSGTETVEETIKVLNAQGAKLGVINVRLFRPFSRQHLIAALPATVKKIAVLDRTKEPGAYGEPLYQDVMASLSESVMIGELAALPRVVGGRYGLSSKEFTPAMVKAVFEELTSETPKNGFTIGINDDVTHTSLTYDRSFNIEPENVTRALFFGLGSDGTVSANKNSIKIIGENTPLNCQGYFVYDSKKAGSQTVSHLRFGSDPIRAPYLVDSANFIACHKATFITQVDMLDKAAQNGVFLLNSPTAADQIWDELPKPVQQTIIDKNIDFYVIDASTVARNAGMGRRINTIMQTCFFALSGVLPRDEAIAQIKVAIEKTYARKGMNVVEQNFKAVDAALDHLHKVETPATASSQRLMDLMVPPQAPEFIQNVIAPMLAGKGDDLPVSMIPVDGTYPSGSAQWEKRNISDFVPKWEPDVCIQCGNCSFVCPHSVIRAKFYHEDHLENAHEGFPSAPVSARGFPETRYTLEIYQEDCTGCEMCVHACPAFDLTDETKTRKAINMTPKAPMLEQGIKDVEFFETIPYNDRGTIDYSSVRGAQFLEPLFEFSGACSGCGETPYVRLLTQLFGPRLLVANATGCSSIYGGNLPATPWTKNKDGRGPAWSNSLFEDNAEFGLGMRIAADQHTHMAMQQLQGLSEYFDASFIDEIINADQSIGSGITQQRERVEKLKLVLEGIDDPRAKNLLTVVNHLVRRSVWLVGGDGWAYDIGSAGLDHALASGRNINVLVLDTEVYSNTGGQASKSTPIGATAKFASAGKPVGKKDLALQAISYGNVYVARVAMGGNPQQTLLAMREAEDYPGPSIILAYSHCIAHGIDMTQGLHQQDMAVASGYWPLIRYNPMLRQAGKRPFVLDSPTPTMKVRDYAYTEMRYKLLQRSHPEEAERLMGLAQESADLRWATYEHMAQQDPSEFQPME, encoded by the coding sequence ATGACTGAGAAGAATAAAGCCAAACAGATTACTTGTGACGGCGGCACCGCCGTTGCCCATATCGCCTACCGGGTAAACGAGGTCTGCTCGATCTATCCGATTACCCCCTCTTCCGACATGTCCGAGCTATGCGACGAGTGGGCTGCTCAGGGTAAACCGAACATCTGGGGACAGGTTCCCGAAGTCATCGAGCTGCAGTCCGAGGGTGGCGCTGCCGGCACCGCACATGGTGCGCTACAGACCGGCGCGCTGACCACCACCTTCACTGCATCCCAGGGCTTACTGTTGATGATCCCGAACATGTACAAGATCGCCGGTGAGTTGACCTCAACCGTATTCCATATCGCTGCCCGTTCACTGGCTACGCAGGCGCTATCGATCTTCGGCGACCATCAGGATGTGATGGCAGCCCGCTCCACCGGTTTTGCTGTACTCTCCTCTGCTTCTGTTCAGGAAGCGCATGATGCAGCTCTGATCGCACATGCCGCCACACTCAAAGCACGCGTGCCATTCATGAACTTCTTCGATGGTTTCCGCACCTCGCACGAGATCAACAAAATCAGCCTGATCTCCGATGATCAGATCAGGGCAATGATTGATGATGAGCTGGTTTTCGCCCATCGCCGCCGCGCTCTAAATCCGGACAACCCGTTTATTCGCGGCACTGCGCAGAACCCGGATGTTTACTTTCAGGGCCGTGAAAGCTCCAACTCGTTTTACAATGCGGTGCCTGGCATTGTACAGGATACGATGGATCAGCTCGCCGGGCTGACCGGTCGCCAGTATCACCTGTTTGACTACTTCGGTGCAGATGATGCCGAGCATGTAATTATCATCATGGGTTCCGGCACAGAAACGGTTGAAGAGACTATCAAGGTTCTCAACGCCCAGGGCGCCAAGCTTGGCGTCATCAATGTGCGGCTCTTCCGTCCATTTTCCCGACAGCACCTGATTGCAGCGCTGCCTGCAACAGTGAAAAAGATCGCCGTACTTGACCGCACCAAAGAGCCGGGCGCCTATGGTGAACCGCTCTATCAGGATGTAATGGCATCACTCTCCGAATCGGTAATGATCGGTGAACTGGCTGCACTGCCAAGGGTAGTTGGTGGCCGCTACGGCCTCTCCTCCAAGGAGTTTACACCGGCCATGGTCAAGGCTGTGTTCGAGGAGCTGACCAGTGAGACCCCGAAAAACGGCTTCACTATCGGTATCAACGATGATGTGACCCATACCAGCCTTACCTACGATCGCAGCTTCAACATTGAACCTGAAAATGTAACCCGCGCCCTCTTCTTTGGGCTGGGTTCTGACGGCACCGTTTCAGCCAACAAGAACAGCATCAAGATTATTGGTGAGAACACCCCATTGAACTGCCAGGGTTATTTCGTTTACGACTCCAAGAAGGCGGGGTCACAGACCGTTTCACATCTGCGCTTCGGTTCCGATCCGATCCGTGCGCCCTACCTTGTGGATTCAGCCAACTTTATCGCATGTCACAAGGCCACCTTCATCACGCAGGTAGATATGCTGGATAAAGCAGCGCAAAATGGCGTATTCCTTCTTAACAGCCCGACAGCAGCTGATCAGATATGGGATGAACTTCCGAAGCCTGTACAGCAGACCATTATCGACAAAAATATCGATTTCTATGTGATTGATGCCTCGACCGTAGCCCGAAATGCAGGCATGGGCCGCCGCATCAATACCATCATGCAGACCTGTTTCTTCGCCCTATCCGGTGTACTGCCGCGTGATGAAGCGATTGCCCAGATTAAAGTTGCCATTGAGAAGACCTATGCCCGCAAAGGCATGAATGTGGTTGAACAGAACTTCAAGGCGGTCGATGCCGCCCTTGATCACCTGCACAAGGTGGAGACGCCAGCCACAGCATCCAGCCAGCGTCTCATGGACCTGATGGTGCCGCCACAGGCGCCTGAGTTCATCCAGAATGTGATTGCACCGATGCTGGCGGGCAAGGGTGATGATCTGCCTGTCTCCATGATTCCGGTGGATGGCACCTACCCTTCAGGTTCTGCGCAGTGGGAGAAGCGCAACATCTCCGACTTCGTGCCCAAGTGGGAGCCTGATGTCTGCATCCAGTGCGGCAACTGCAGTTTCGTTTGCCCGCATAGTGTGATCCGAGCCAAATTCTACCATGAGGATCACCTTGAAAATGCCCATGAGGGCTTCCCTTCCGCACCAGTATCAGCACGCGGCTTCCCTGAAACCCGCTATACGCTGGAGATCTATCAGGAAGACTGTACCGGCTGTGAAATGTGCGTACATGCATGCCCGGCATTTGATTTGACCGATGAAACCAAAACACGTAAAGCGATCAACATGACGCCAAAAGCGCCAATGTTGGAGCAGGGCATCAAGGATGTTGAGTTCTTTGAAACCATCCCCTACAACGATCGCGGCACCATTGACTACTCATCCGTTCGCGGCGCCCAGTTCCTTGAGCCACTGTTTGAGTTCTCCGGTGCATGTTCAGGCTGTGGTGAAACGCCTTATGTACGCCTGCTGACCCAGCTCTTCGGACCACGTCTGCTGGTTGCCAATGCCACCGGCTGCTCCTCGATCTATGGCGGCAACCTGCCTGCCACACCGTGGACAAAGAACAAAGACGGACGCGGCCCGGCTTGGTCGAACTCACTATTCGAGGACAATGCCGAGTTCGGCCTGGGCATGCGTATTGCCGCTGACCAGCACACGCACATGGCCATGCAGCAACTGCAGGGGTTGAGTGAGTATTTCGATGCTTCTTTCATTGATGAGATCATCAATGCGGACCAGAGCATCGGCTCCGGGATTACCCAGCAGCGTGAACGCGTTGAAAAACTGAAGCTGGTCCTTGAAGGGATCGACGATCCGCGTGCCAAGAACCTGTTGACCGTGGTCAACCATCTGGTTCGTCGCAGCGTCTGGCTGGTCGGTGGTGATGGTTGGGCGTATGATATTGGCTCCGCAGGACTGGATCATGCACTGGCATCAGGTCGCAACATCAATGTGCTCGTACTCGACACTGAGGTCTACTCCAATACCGGCGGCCAAGCTTCCAAATCGACACCTATCGGTGCCACTGCGAAGTTCGCATCGGCGGGTAAACCGGTTGGCAAGAAGGATCTGGCGCTGCAGGCAATCTCCTACGGCAATGTTTACGTTGCCCGAGTCGCTATGGGTGGCAATCCGCAGCAGACACTGCTGGCGATGCGTGAGGCAGAGGATTACCCAGGCCCATCCATCATTCTCGCCTACAGCCACTGTATTGCACACGGCATTGATATGACTCAGGGACTGCATCAGCAGGATATGGCGGTTGCTTCCGGTTACTGGCCATTGATTCGTTACAATCCAATGTTGCGCCAGGCTGGTAAGAGACCGTTTGTATTAGACTCGCCAACACCAACGATGAAAGTAAGGGATTACGCCTACACCGAGATGCGCTACAAGCTGCTGCAGCGCAGTCACCCTGAAGAGGCTGAACGCCTGATGGGACTGGCTCAGGAGTCAGCTGATCTGCGCTGGGCCACCTACGAACATATGGCCCAACAGGACCCATCGGAATTCCAACCTATGGAGTAA
- a CDS encoding pyruvate dehydrogenase complex E1 component subunit beta, with product MSKITYREALNQAMCEEMKRDDRVFLMGEEVAEYNGAYKISQGMLEKFGPKRVIDTPITELGFAGLGVGASMAGLRPVIEFMTWNFAILALDQIVNAAAKMKYMSGGQYSCPMVFRGAGGSAARVGAQHSQSLENWLANVPGLKVVMPSNPADAKGLLKAAIRDNDTVVFIENEINYGDVGEVPDGEYIIPLGVADVKRVGSDVTIVAHSRMTGFALEAAKILAEQGIEAEVIDPRTIRPLDENTILASVAKTNCAVVVEEGWRFAGIGAEISARIMERGFDDLDSPVIRVTGKDVPMPYAANLESLALPSVLDIVEAARVACGRG from the coding sequence ATGAGCAAGATTACTTATCGAGAAGCACTGAATCAGGCCATGTGCGAAGAGATGAAGCGTGATGATCGCGTTTTCCTGATGGGTGAAGAGGTTGCCGAATATAATGGCGCCTACAAAATTTCGCAGGGCATGCTGGAGAAGTTCGGCCCCAAGCGTGTGATTGATACACCGATCACCGAGCTGGGATTTGCCGGCCTTGGTGTGGGAGCTTCGATGGCGGGCCTGCGTCCAGTCATTGAGTTTATGACCTGGAACTTTGCCATCCTGGCACTGGATCAGATCGTCAATGCAGCAGCCAAGATGAAATATATGTCCGGTGGTCAGTACAGCTGTCCGATGGTGTTCCGTGGCGCAGGTGGTTCGGCTGCCCGTGTGGGTGCACAGCATTCGCAGAGTCTGGAAAACTGGCTGGCCAACGTGCCGGGGCTGAAGGTGGTCATGCCATCCAACCCTGCAGATGCCAAGGGGCTTCTGAAGGCTGCGATCCGTGATAACGATACCGTGGTATTTATCGAAAATGAGATCAACTACGGTGATGTCGGTGAGGTTCCGGATGGTGAATATATCATCCCGCTCGGTGTTGCCGATGTGAAGCGTGTGGGCTCTGATGTCACCATCGTGGCGCACTCACGCATGACCGGTTTTGCACTTGAGGCGGCAAAAATTCTTGCCGAACAGGGCATTGAGGCCGAAGTGATTGATCCGCGTACGATTCGACCACTGGATGAGAATACGATTTTGGCTTCAGTTGCGAAAACCAACTGTGCTGTTGTCGTTGAAGAGGGCTGGCGTTTTGCCGGTATCGGTGCCGAAATCTCTGCCCGCATTATGGAGCGCGGTTTCGATGACCTTGATTCGCCGGTGATCCGTGTAACAGGCAAGGATGTTCCTATGCCGTATGCTGCTAATCTCGAATCACTGGCTCTGCCGAGCGTACTTGATATCGTCGAAGCCGCCCGTGTGGCGTGTGGAAGGGGTTAA